AGGTGGGCAATGCAGCACCACTAAGACCGGCGCGCTGGCGGAGTACATTCACATCGTCCAGTGCCAGTTGCGCAGCACCTGATTTGGCATGGGCCTCTGCGCGGATCAGGTACATTTCTGCAAGGCGCAGGTATACCGGAGAACTCAGGTTGGTAAGCCCTTCCTGGTAATTGTATTTGTTGATGTAATACATGGGCGTATTAGGCACCAGCCGCGTATTCATACGCACATCCGGAGCAGGCACTGTATAAGGCCAGGCTAGCACAGGGCCGGCATTTGTATAAGGAGAAATGAAAGCATGCCGCAGGTCAGCCGGTTGTTTATCCACGAAATCCACGAACTGTTTGCTGGCATAGATCTCTCCCCAGCCGGTTTGCCCCTGGCCGCCTTCACTGTAATACATAGAACCGATGGCGCTGAAGTCGCGGTTCTCTGTTTTGATATGGCGGATGCAGAAAATGGTTTCTTTGTTCTCCTCCGGCACACCGCGGAAATAATTTTTATAGGCATCTCCGGTGAGCAGGCCGTAACGGGGAGAAGTGATCAGCTTATTGGCATACTCGATAGCTTTTGGATGATCTTCTTTGTAAAGGTACACGCGGCTGAGTAAAGCCCAGGCTACTTCTTTGGAAGCGAAGTTATTGTTCTTGGCTTCCGTCATCAGGTCTGCCGCTTTCAGCAGGTCTGCTATCACCAGGTCATATACCTCTTTCACGGTATTACGTGCAGGGAATTCTTCCTTGGTATCTTCCTTTACAATAGGCACTGCCGGGCCTGCTCCTGCGCCCTGGGGATAAGGTCTTCCAAAAACGCGCACGAGGTTGAAGTACATCATGGCACGGAGGTAAAGGTTCTCCCCTTTCAGCTGGCGAAGTAAAACGGAAGCATCATCCGGCACAAAGGAGATCACTTTATTGGCAGAGTTGATCACAAAATAGGATTGTTGCCATACGTTGTTCACATGGCTCATATCCACTAAGTGCGTATAACGGTAGGCGTTGGACAAAGCATCTGAAGAAGCCTGCCCCTGGGCAATATTATCTCCCTGGTATTCTGTGAGGAAGTGAATGCTCCGCACATAGTTGGGATTCTTCAGTACTGCGTAGGTACCAATGGTGGCAGACTTTACATCGTCCACATTCTTCAATGCCTCGTTTTCATTTTTGGCGGTGGATGGTTCGTAGTACTTCTTACAGGCCATAGTGGCGGTAAGCAGGAATATGAATATGATTGATGATTTCATGTGTTAGTTTTTAGAACCCGATGTTTACACCCAACAGGTATTTTTTGCTGATAGGATATTTAGTACCGGAAACACCTTTGGTGGCGCCACCTGCGGTCACAAAAGATACTTCAGGGTCCATACCGGAGAAGTGTGTACCCGTCCAGAGATTATCGCCGCTGAGGAATACCCTGATGCTGCCGATCTTTAATTTCTGCAATACACTTTCCGGAAGGTTGTACCCCAGGGTGATGTTACGCAGGCGGATGTAACTACCGTCTTCCAGGAAACGGGAAGAGGGCTCGTTGGCTGCTTTATTACCTCCCAGCAATGGTTTGGGATGCGTGGCAATATCGCCGGGTTTGGACCATCTGCTCCAGCCATCAGCCAATACCATCTGGTTGTAACTGTCGTAGATACCATCTGAATCAAAGAACTGGCGGGAACTGTTGAACACCTGGTTGCCTTTTACAAAATTGAAGAAAGCGCTCAGGGACAAACCTTTCCAGCTGAAAGTGTTCAGCATACCACCGGTGAACTTAGGCGCAGAGGAAGTACCTGTATATTGAAGTGTAGCCGCATTGTATGAATTGGTGTAAGTGAGATAGGTTTTACCATCTGCATCGGTAATGATCTTTTCCCATAAAGGATCACCATTGGCGGGGTCCACACCGGCCCAGATACGCATGTACCATTTATCCATATCCTCGCCAAGCCCTACAGGCTGATTGCTTCCGGGCGAAGCAAACTTATCCTTGCCATTCAGCTTGAGTACTTCATTCCTGTTAAAAGCCATGTTAAAACTGGTCTCCCATTTGAACTCGCCCGTAAGGTTACGGGTATTGAGCGTGAACTCTATCCCGCGGTTACGCATGGAACCAATGTTCTCCATGATGTTGGAATAACCACTGGTAAGCGGTAAGGGTTTCAGCATCAGGAGTGAACGTGCCTGCTTGTCATACACGTCTATATTCAGATCGATGCGTTTAAAGAAACTGATATCCAGCCCGAGATTATTCACGCGGATCTTTTCCCAGGTAAGATTGGGATTGGCTTTCTGGGAAGGATAGGAACCGGATTGCCCTGCATAGGAAGCAGACTGATCATAAGTATACAATCCCAGGGAGCGGTAATTGTCTGAAGGAGGGTTACCCACCGTACCATGGCTACCACGTATTTTCAGGAAAGTGATCGTGTTATTACCTGCCATGAACATTTCATTGCTAATGATCCAGGAAGCACCCAGCTGATAGAAATTACCACCCGGTGTATTGTTCCCGAATTTGGAAGAGATATCATGTACATAGGAAGCCAGGAAGAAATACCGGTTGTTGAAATTGTAATCTGCCTGTGCCAGCCATTTGGTAAAGCTGTATTCGCTACGGCCGCCGGTAGGTGTTGTTTTGGCTTCCGTGGCGGTGGACATGGCAGTCATGCCCGCAGGGAGGCCACGGCCGGATATACCATTCTCATCACCGTAATATTTCTCTGCCTCACCTACACCTAACAACGTGAGATTATGATCTCCGAAGTTATTTTCATAACGGAGCCTGTTAGAGCTGAGCAGGGTATTGTTGTAACTGATGTTGTGCATCAGCAGCCCTTTATCCGCTGTTCCCTCTTTGGAACGCTGATCATAATACTCAGTTGATTTATAATTATAAATATTAGCCCTGTTATAGCTGGATAGGGTGATATGTTTGGTGATAGCATAATCCAGGTTCAGGTCACCGTTAAAGCTCATTGCGCGGTTGAAGGACAGATTATATTGCAGGGAATGCAGGAAATTCTGCTGCTCCCTTCCCAGCCAACCGGTACCACTGCCGAAACGGGGCGTACCATCTGCATTGTAAGGTTTATCCCAGGGCAGATAGGTATATGCGCCGTAGAGTGTGCTGCTGTGGTGGTTATTATTCTTGAGGTATTCTCCGTTCAGGAGTACTGCCATCTTGATCTTATCCGTGAGCTTATGCGTTATGTTCACCCGGAAGTTATAGGCGGTTCTGCTATTGGTGAGCAGGGTACCTTCTTCTTTATAATAATTACCTGCCGCGTAGAACTGTGTTTTTTCACTACCACCTGAAGCAGAGAGTGTATAACTCTGCGTCATGGCCCTGCGGAAAGCAATGTCCTGCCAGTCCGTATCTGTTTTCAACACGGTGTCTGAGCGGGTGGTAAAAGTTTTCTGGTAATCATATAACTGCTGGGAGTTCATGAGTTTGAACTTGCCGTTATTGGCTTCATTAAAACCCACCACGCTGCTCAGCTCTATCCTTGTTTTACCGGCTTTACC
This DNA window, taken from Chitinophaga niabensis, encodes the following:
- a CDS encoding RagB/SusD family nutrient uptake outer membrane protein, with the translated sequence MKSSIIFIFLLTATMACKKYYEPSTAKNENEALKNVDDVKSATIGTYAVLKNPNYVRSIHFLTEYQGDNIAQGQASSDALSNAYRYTHLVDMSHVNNVWQQSYFVINSANKVISFVPDDASVLLRQLKGENLYLRAMMYFNLVRVFGRPYPQGAGAGPAVPIVKEDTKEEFPARNTVKEVYDLVIADLLKAADLMTEAKNNNFASKEVAWALLSRVYLYKEDHPKAIEYANKLITSPRYGLLTGDAYKNYFRGVPEENKETIFCIRHIKTENRDFSAIGSMYYSEGGQGQTGWGEIYASKQFVDFVDKQPADLRHAFISPYTNAGPVLAWPYTVPAPDVRMNTRLVPNTPMYYINKYNYQEGLTNLSSPVYLRLAEMYLIRAEAHAKSGAAQLALDDVNVLRQRAGLSGAALPTLASIALEGRTALDVVIDERRLELAFEGHRAYDLFRNNRPLERNYPGTHSLNNTPSTNITQTIQPTDNRVIYFIPNRERLVNANLTQNP
- a CDS encoding TonB-dependent receptor, which translates into the protein MKITTVFLFAVCMHVSASTRSQTVTFSGKDVPLSKVFAVVKQQTGYVFFYNKTILRDGASINVQAKDQPLEAFLKVVLQGQLLDYTIEDKVIIISRKPVDELPDMSPVTVSGRITDDRGVPLPGVSVKVKGSPKGATTNSDGVFSISNIPEDAHLIVSYIGFETKEVAIQGKTTINLQLIPASKDIEGVTVVGYSSKNVKYLSSAVATVSREKLRDVTSNNLNSLLQGKASGVVVSAPSGDPAAAVNVVIRGQGTLAAGINPLIVVDGNIGGTFNPNDVESVTILKDAAATGLYGSRAANGVIIVTTRQGKAGKTRIELSSVVGFNEANNGKFKLMNSQQLYDYQKTFTTRSDTVLKTDTDWQDIAFRRAMTQSYTLSASGGSEKTQFYAAGNYYKEEGTLLTNSRTAYNFRVNITHKLTDKIKMAVLLNGEYLKNNNHHSSTLYGAYTYLPWDKPYNADGTPRFGSGTGWLGREQQNFLHSLQYNLSFNRAMSFNGDLNLDYAITKHITLSSYNRANIYNYKSTEYYDQRSKEGTADKGLLMHNISYNNTLLSSNRLRYENNFGDHNLTLLGVGEAEKYYGDENGISGRGLPAGMTAMSTATEAKTTPTGGRSEYSFTKWLAQADYNFNNRYFFLASYVHDISSKFGNNTPGGNFYQLGASWIISNEMFMAGNNTITFLKIRGSHGTVGNPPSDNYRSLGLYTYDQSASYAGQSGSYPSQKANPNLTWEKIRVNNLGLDISFFKRIDLNIDVYDKQARSLLMLKPLPLTSGYSNIMENIGSMRNRGIEFTLNTRNLTGEFKWETSFNMAFNRNEVLKLNGKDKFASPGSNQPVGLGEDMDKWYMRIWAGVDPANGDPLWEKIITDADGKTYLTYTNSYNAATLQYTGTSSAPKFTGGMLNTFSWKGLSLSAFFNFVKGNQVFNSSRQFFDSDGIYDSYNQMVLADGWSRWSKPGDIATHPKPLLGGNKAANEPSSRFLEDGSYIRLRNITLGYNLPESVLQKLKIGSIRVFLSGDNLWTGTHFSGMDPEVSFVTAGGATKGVSGTKYPISKKYLLGVNIGF